CAATGATTAAAACGTgctcatgtgtgtgtgctggggctcGGAATCTGCAGGTGAAGCTGCAGGGACACAGGAGCTTTCCTTGGAAAGCGGGTGGCCTCGTGCAGTTAATTGGAGGTGCGGAAgagatgggattttttttcctgcattttggTATCACAAGTCAGGCAAGAATAAATGTGTCCCAATGgccttctgtctgtcctcccGGCTGTTCCTCTCTGTCCTTGCGAAGCTGCCTGCCTCTtacccatccccccccccccccccccgtttttcATGTGTCTGCAAGTGAACACAACTCACCCACTCAGAAAGTTAAACCAGAAGGGGGAAAACAGCACTCCGTTCCCACGTAGTGGCTCCAACACTGCTGTTTAAGATCCTCTTCTCGCTCTTATATATGCATAGCCTGTTTGGGGCCAGAATGGTTTCAGTATAAGCTATCATTTGCTAAGTGAATTTGAGTCCTGCTAAAGATCTTATTTTCAATGCGGTCCCAGATTCAGAGGGCCTGCTTCCTTGGGGAGCCAGCCAGAACCCTGGCTACAAAGGCCTCCAGTTAATTGCCCCTCGCACATGCACTCTCTGGCCCTCAGCTGTGTGGTGCCACCGTCTGGGCTAATGGGAAGTGGTTGGGACAGACACTCCCTGATGGCCTGCTAAGGAGCCCTCCTCACTGTTGCAACTATCCGTCAGCTGACAGGAGGAGGCCGGCCGCATCATGTGCCACAGTCCCCGCCTGTGTTCTGAGAGCCAAAGATTTGTGGGGTGCTGATGGggcctgttctctctctcttcttacttttttgttgttgttgttttgaagaagctggagagaaggagaaacagggtgGGCTTTCTGGAAGAGAAAGACAGTCCCTAGCCCCAGGAGTAGGGAAGCCAGTTGGCTGTCACTCTTCCACGGGAGGGAGGGTGGGTTTGGAAAACGTCAATGGCTTGGGTGCCCAaaggtgtgtgttgtgtgtccaTCGCAAAGCATGTAGTCTGCCGGGGCCATGCCAAGTCCTCCCATCTGTGGGAACCTGACCCTAGGATGGGGGCCCGTGTCTGAGAAATGTGGGCTGCCCCCTCCTACCCCGTGCACGACTCATTTTTCTAGGGTGCACAATTGCTGGCTTGAAGGGGCCCACTCTTCCTGTTGGAAACTTGCTCATTTTTCATCACGCTCCTTTTTCCTTCCAGCTTTTGTCCCCATCTCTTCTTTGTCTCCATGCTGTGAAAAGATTTGTCAGGAGAGCACCAGTTTTAAGGGGATGgcgggggtgtggggtgggaaggaggaggTGGTATGAGAGTCCCAGGAGATGCAACTTTGACCCAGGGAATCTTGTGAAATGAACAGTGTTCCCACCATGAGGATGATATGCACAAGCCGATAGCACTTTGGAAACTTAGTTCCCCATTTGGTGATCAGGCGACTTTAGGGATTTCCACCAGGTTTGTCTGCTTTGCAGTGGGCCAGGGGGTAGCTCATGTTAAACCTATAAGGCAGCATTATTAGTACGTTGTATCAAAAGCTTTTTATATTCTGTACAAAAAGGACAGCGTCATCTCCTAGGGTGCTCCGAGGATTGTTTTTGCTCTTCCGCTAGCCACATTCTCATTCTCCCAGACCTCCCATCCAGGGCTGCAGCATTTGCTGTTGTGTCCGTGTTAATCCTCAAAGAAGACTCTGTCTGCCCTGCCCATCCTCTCTCATTCACACACTTGGATGCAACACCCTGGATGCTTCTCAAGTTGTGCATGTTTCAAATATGGGAGGTTGTAATTGcagtgtgggggcggggaggctCAAGAAACGCTGGGTGGTTTGTACCAGTATAGCCGTACCCCACAGACTGGGCCTTCCATTGTCAGCTGTTTGAACTTCTCTCAACTGCCACCTCCCCCCAGCTTCCCCCGCCCCAAAAGGGGCTTAGCAAACTCCCAGAGTACATGGAGGAGACAGATTCTGGTACGAGGATTGCAATGTGAGGAGAGAACTACTGCTTGCTCCCTCCCACCCAGTATCTTTATTTTACAGTTAGGGAGAGTGAGACCCAGGCCCGGCTCCAGCGGCCATGAAGATCCTTCGCTTCTCTCACGCTGCAACATTTTTAGAAAGTGGCGTCTGGTTCCTGTAGCCATGTCTCCACGTGTAAGCAGGATAACTGAAGGCAGACTGTGAGCCCCTccacttttttctcttcttgctcTACAGGCAGACACTTTTTTACAAGCTTAGATGCAGGAAAGACATGCTCTTCCCTTCTTGCTCCCATGCTAGCTCTTGTTAGGATGCCGGAGTGGTTGTGGGAAGTGATGGTTTTAAACACAGACACCCGTGTTCTTGATGGAGAAGTGTCCCACCTGCGAGCTAGGGACGTCAAAGGAGGTTAGTGTTGCTTATGACTCTAGAGACAGCTAGAACAAGGCTGTGTGTGGATGTGGAGACCCTGGGCCCCTGGGACTTGCAGCAGCTCAGCCTACCACGCTCGACACCCTGTTCTAGCGACAGCTCCaagggaagtcaggagccagtgctgACGTTCAGTTTGGAGAGATCTACCCCACTTCCGAGTTTTCCCTCAATGGCTTCTTTCATGTGCATTTCTGGGAAGTGAGTTTTGAATGTCTTCAAACCATTGGGCGAGAAAATCAATCCGGTTTCGCTTAGAATCCTGCCTTGGGCTCTGGAAtgttccagcctggctctccagtCTGCTACTCCTTTGTCATTTGTGGCTTCGGTATGTGTTGTGGGGGAATCTTTCTGGGCTGCCCCCATAGTGGGCCTGGGACCTGGCTGTAAGCTAGGGATGGGTGTCTCACTCCCCCTTCAGGTCTTCAGCAGGTAGGGACCAGCCAGAAGTTGCTGTCGGCTGGCGCCTCATTTAGTGGGCTGCAGGGAATTGGGGctctgtccgcctgctccactggGGACCAGAGCTGGTCTGTTGGGGGCTTATCCTGACCAGGTGCTTGCCTGGTCCAGGGCGAGTGTGTCTGAGAATCCCAGCGCCAGAGCCCAGGCCTTCCTGCGGGGTTGAGCCAGGCTCCTTCCTGGTGACCCTGCATCCTTGCCCACAGGCAGCCGCGAGACAGCCTTCACCTACGCAGTGAGCGCCGCGGGGGTGGTGAACGCCATGAGCCGCGCGTGCAGGGAAGGCGAGCTGTCCACCTGCGGCTGCAGCCGCGCTGCGCGCCCCAAGGACCTGCCGCGGGACTGGCTCTGGGGTGGCTGCGGTGACAACATCGACTATGGCTACCGCTTCGCCAAGGAGTTCGTGGACGCGCGCGAGCGGGAGCGCATCCACGCCAAGGGCTCCTACGAGAGCGCACGGATCCTCATGAACCTGCACAACAATGAGGCTGGCCGCAGGGTGAGTGCGCCCAGTGCCCTGTCTCCTAACCCCCTCCTCCCACGCTCTAGCCACaccagtcctctgctgccgccaCAGCTGTGGTCtgacttccttctctttctccttaccTCATTCCATGCCTGTCTGTCTATTTCCTTCACACAGCTCCTCCCCAACATGGCCCTTTTTGGTGAAGAGTGCACAGCCCAGGGGCGGGTGttgggggagaggaagggagagggcggCCAGAGGGTTGGGGGGGAACCCCAGCTAAGGTGCTCCAGTGGTCGAGGGCCATGTTCAATCCCTGCTTTTGTAGTGAGTCAGTGCTCATACCAGTGGCTAGCAGAACTCAGACAGGAGCCTGATGTCACCTCCTGCCCCTTGAAAGCTGCTAGAGGCTGGCTGTGTGGATCTGGGAGAGAGGTCTGCTTCCTAGTGGCCCAGAAAGcccttcccccccccacccccgggcctTCTTGGCTCGTTCCCTTTGCCTTGTCCCTCCTGTGTCAGGACACACAGGCCTGATGGATTGagaagcgttttttttttttttttttttttccattctaaaGGGCTTTTTCTAAGAAAATGACAGCACTTTTAACAGTGTGGCACTTGGTGGGTCTGCCCCTCGGGCCGATCCCAGAGTAGAGCGAGAGCAAGCTCTATGCTGTTCCTGGGACCATCGGGCTTGTCCTCTCCCCTGGTGGGGCTAGGAAAAAAGCCACCCTCCAGTGGTTAGAGTCCCCTTTCTCCTGTGGTTAAATACCCGGCGCTTCATGGCTGCTTTAAAATGAAGGGGTGAAAATGTTTCTTAGCTTTGGCAGCGCTGGAAACCAGggccattattttattttattttttcacagaaCACACAAGGTAGGTGCCAGGAACTTTCTGGTCAGAGATTTGCCTGTTCTGTGTTTGAGGAGGAAGGGAGCTAATCCTAGAGGAGACCACGAAGGACTGGAAGGAACTGTAGACCCCTCCGGCCTCACCCTGTCGTGTTAaaggaggggaaactgaggctacgagaacacagggaggaagagataAACCCTATTCTGGAAGGAGAGTGTGCATTGCAGTTttggggggcagggagtgggaggaGCTAGGGTTTTGGGGCATCAGAGACATATCCAGGTTCTGGCCCAGCTGTGCTTCCACTGGGCTCTCAGCTTCCACATCTGCCCATCTGTGAAGAGCCAAGGCAGTGCCTCACCTGGGGATGTTGGGACAGTGACATGAGACCAGGTCATAGGTTGAAGCCTGTGAAATGCCCAATTCTTGGCAATTGTTTTGGACCTACAAAAGACTGGTTTCATTTAGTTCAGCCTGAGGTTTAAGTTTCATACCAGGAAGTGACAGGTGGATCATGACACCACAAGGGAGCAAAGTGTGAAGGGCTATGTACTTCCACCTGATGTGCCATCCCCTCTGCCTTGTGGGAGGAAGGGCCGACCTCAGCAGAATGTGGCCCGTGGTGCCCTGGAGGGGAAAAGGGACAGCCCATGCTGCAGCCACCTTTCACAGGGAACTCCTCACTCGAGTGTGTGTGTCCAGCTCCTCCAAGCATCTGTGCTCCCCAGGCTGGAGGTGTGGATGGGCTTGCTGAGCCTCATTCGGAGGTGCACCCCATGTGGGGTGCCCTCAGCCAGCTGGGACCTTCTAGGACTATCCTCCTGAAGAGCAACCAGCAGGGGCTTGAGGTCAAGGACTAGTCTGGGTGGCAAGAGCAGGTTCTGACAGGCTTGCAAAGCACTTTGAAAACGATTGTGAACATGGGCTTGTTTCAAGCAGTGACATTTCCCAGGAAGGGGCTCATCTGACCATCTGAGCAGGGCTCCGAGTTTGAATCACGGTGGACCGAGTCTCCACAGCAGACAACATTGTCCTGGGATGGTGGGGGCACAGGCTGGAACATGGGCTCTGGGCCAAGAATGTTCCATTAAAATTTCTGGAGGGCATtagtgctttttcttttcctccaagGGGAGCAAAGATGAAGCATGTTAGGAAAATCCATCCCCAGATGAGCTGAGGGCCTGCCAGCCTCGTGCCAAGGGAGTACACTTCGGcaccccccagcccagcccgcctTTAACACAAAAGACTCCTTACTGATGCCTGCATGAGGATGGTAGTTGTTCCTGGAGGGAGTGTGGGGGAGTGGTGTGTGGGGGAGAATGGCCTCCGGGTTCCTCATGGGCTCCTGTAGCCGGGCCACACCACGCTGGAAGGTCGCTGGCGTGAGGAACTGTGGGCAGTGGGCACTATAAATAGACAACCACCACCTCCCAGACTGCTGGGCACAGTCCTGTGGGGGGCCAGACCCGTAGGCACTGCTCCTGGGAGGCCTGAGGTGACTGGGCAAGGGCCCAGCCACCATTCCCTCGTCACCCTGGAGAGAGACCAGATTTCCTACACTGCGGCCTGGGAGCCAAgtgcttcctctgcctctcctcattTTACCCTTCTAAGAGTGTTGGAACTTGGTCCCCTCGCAGTCCCCATTCTCAGAGGGACAGGTGTGGTGAGTGGCCTGTGTTGGAGGGCAGTCAGGAAGCAGAGTCCACAGCTGGCTTGTCTGGGGGTGGTCAGGtgatggaggaaggggagggagctggagcaggggcACCTGCCGTCTGGACCCAGGTACTCTGCCTGCAGGCTGTATGACCTGCACATGGCCTCTGCATCACTGCGCCATCACCTAACCCTGCCCAGCCAGAGCAGCAGTGTCGGCGCCTTCGTGgtgacagtgcctggcacacagccgtTGTGGTTCGTAGTGAGCCAAGCTTTAAACCCTCACTATCCAGGGCAGGATGCTTTTCCCCACGTAGATAGCTATGGGAAGTCTCTGCACACAGGCTTGGAGTCTAGTTGCCTGAATTTGGTCATGGCACTCCCTACTCCTCAGTAAGTTGCATGGGGACTCATCCTCCTGGGCCTcactttcctttttctgtgaaatgggagtGGCGGCAGTGAGCTCACAGCCCagctgtgtgttgggggggtggtCCCTGCAGGTGATGCAGGTCGCGGGAGAGCTGGGGAGAGATCTGTATGCTTGTGCTCCTGTGGCTGTGTCTTTCCCTGCAAACAAAGTAGCACCTGGCGGTGACTTCCTGTGCGCCCCATACCCATTCAGaaactggtggtggtggtgcgtGAAGGTGATGCACCGATGAGGGGATAAGAACAGATGCATGTTGTTTCCAAGACTTCTGGTGGAGGAGAATGAAGGGGAGCTAGGGAACATGGCTCCCACCAGACGAGGGGCAGAGAGAGCTTTACTAACACGTCCGGTTCGTGCTCCTCTGTGAACTTGAGCACTGACTTGGCCTCCTATTATCTGCTCCCACCCCAACCGGTTTTCCTCCAGACGGTGTACAACCTGGCCGACGTGGCCTGCAAGTGCCATGGGGTCTCCGGTTCCTGTAGCCTCAAGACTTGCTGGCTGCAGCTGGCGGACTTCCGCAAGGTGGGCGACGCGCTCAAGGAGAAGTACGACAGCGCGGCCGCCATGCGGCTCAACAGCCGGGGCAAACTGGTGCAGGTCAACAGCCGCTTCAACTCGCCCACCACGCAGGACCTAGTCTACATTGACCCCAGCCCCGACTACTGTGTGCGCAACGAGAGCACAGGCTCGCTGGGGACCCAGGGCCGCCTGTGCAACAAGACGTCAGAGGGCATGGACGGCTGCGAGCTCATGTGCTGCGGCCGTGGCTACGACCAGTTCAAGACAGTGCAGACGGAGCGCTGCCACTGCAAGTTCCACTGGTGCTGCTACGTCAAGTGCAAGAAGTGCACGGAGATCGTGGACCAGTTCGTGTGCAAGTAGTGGGTGCCCACCCAtcacccagccccactcccaggACCCACTTATTTATAGAAAGTACAGTGattctgttttgtgttgtttttttaaagtattttttttaatgttccccAAGAATTACAACCGGAATCATATTTTTCCCCGTTCCATCAAAGAACTCTGTGGTTTGTTAttaatattataattattatttggcGATtatgagggaggggtgggagccaggaaaaatatttattttgtggaTCTTTGGAAAGGTGAAGCAAGATTTCTTTGGATAGTTTAAGATAAAGGAATCTCTTGTGCCCTGACTTACCTGTGTGGGCAGAGAACACATTCAGCAGGCCAAGGAAATAACATTGTCTCTTTCTCAAATGGGGGGCGTCCCCTGGGATTGGGAGGATCCTTTGGGTCAGGTCAGAATCAGCACACAATTTGTGACCAAAATGAATCCTGACTGCTGTGGGACAAGATCAAAggccctggggaggggagagggaaaggactCTTTAAAATGTATGACTCTCATAttctcaaagcaaaaaaaaaaagaaaaggaaaagaaaaaagcctcTCACGTGTCTCATTCTTCTCGAACATTCCACTTATCTTAATTCTATTTCTAATGGCTTGTGGAAGTTGGAGAGCAAGGAGGGAAgtcgccaaaaaaaaaaaaaaaaaaaaaagcaagaaggaataaaaactttttataaGACAATTCCTGGAAGCCAGTATAAGAATTAAGCTTTCCCATTGAGCATGGATACCCCCAAAAGACTTTGTGTTTGAGGAAGGGGCTTCAATATAAAGGGAACTCTCTTAACTTTTTTCTTAGGGgtacctgattaaaaaaaaaaaaacagtggaagtaGCACATGGATTTCATTCAGACCTCAGCACTAGAGTTCCGCACAAGAGGAAAAAGCCTGTTAGACAAAAAGCGAAGCAACCACCTCCCTCCTTGACCTTGGACCCTTGCACGTTCCCTCCAGCCCTGATGTGATGCTGGCCACGATTCCAAACGGCAGCTCTCCGCCAGGTCTCCCTTGATTATAGGACAGGAAATGAAACATTAGGGGCTCCGTTTGGCAAACAGTTGGCCACTTAGGGATTCTTTCTTTCCTGAAAATGTTGAGCAGAGGCAGTTTGGGTTTTCAGGACGTGGCTTGGCTGACGCAGCTCACGGAGTTCTCTGGGCGTCTCACTGTTACGATCCTATGTTTTTATCCACTCAAATTTTTCCTATTATACTGCAGGTGTACCCTAAAACTGTTCCTACTGTACTTGAACAGTTGCATTTATAAGGGGGGGTGTGGTTTCATGGTGCCTGATATCTCAAAGTCTTTTGtacatagcatatatatatatatatatatatataaatatatatacatatataaatataaatagaaatatatCTCAGTGCAGCCAGTGGTTTAGACTTACAGTTTACTCTGGGGTGAATTCTTGAGCATTCTTGTCCCTCACTGCAACATCACTGGGCTTTTTCCAAATGTGTTTCTGACCGTTGACCCTTAGGGGTTGGTCCCACCACTCGCAGCACAGAGCAGCCTTTCCCTGCGGGAAGCTTAGGGATCTGCCTGTGGATGTGCCGGCCTTTTGTCTCTGTCCTGCCCCCGACACTTTCCTCTCTGACCTCTGTTCCTGTTCACCTTGTAGAGAGCGCATGATTTGCTGGTCACCGACGTGGGCACTGAGAGATACTCCAAATTCAGAAGCAGCCTCGGCATCTCTCTTTGCTCCTTCTGAAAAACAGGAGCCGGGACCCACCGGGTGTGGCGGGGTACTTGGCAGCTGCTTATTTGAATCCCTAAGGAAAATCTGGCCCACTACATACGTAACAAgtttaactggaaaaaaaaaaaaaaaaaaaaaaaagaaatacaagaacaGCTACCCCCTCTTCCCTCCCAAAAAAATCCCATGCACCGTATTCTTATGTCAGACCTTCCTTGTTTAAAAGTTTGGGAAGATATGCATCTCCGGGATGAGCTTGGTGGCCCTCACGTCACACCTTAGCCAACTGTAGCTCTTAATTTATTGCACAAGGCTATTCACGTCCCCTCTGCTGCAGCGAATTGCAAGCTAAAGATCTTGACATTAAAAAGCACTAATTAGTTTAAAATGTCACTTTGTTGGTTTTTATTATACAAAAACCATGAAGTACTTTTTATTTGCTGAAtcagatttgttctttttttttttagtgattcaTGTTTATGAAGAGAGTTGAGTTTAACAGTCCTagcttttaaaagaaactatttaaTGTAAAATATTCTACGTGTCATTCAGATATTATGTATATCTTCTATGGCCTTTATTCTGTGCTTTGAATGTACATATTTCTTTCTTGCGTGATTGTATATTtcactggcttaaaaaaaaacaagtatcaaAAGGCTTACGCCAAATGGAAgatagaatataaaataaaatgttacttgTATATTGGTCAGTGGTTTTAGTTGTCCTTTAGATAAttcttgtaaagatttttttttttgagaatccaTGAGGGATAGTTTAGGAGTATTCCATGTCAAAATAATACAAGATTGAAGAATTTTACCAAAACCAAACTGTTTAAAAGCTTGAAACGATTTCTGCATGTAATGGAACAAAAGGGGAATTCTCTTTTCCTATATatgttcctcaaaaaaaaaaaaaaaggagcagatGGCTGAAAGCTGGTTATAGGATTGCTCAGTCTTTTAACATTATGCAAGTAACTTAATTGTTTTAGAGTGTGTTGCTGTTCTAACAGCCCAGAGAAGAACCCAAAAAGgcatatatttttttatctgTGACCATATTTTTTAGTCTttcccaaccccccccccaaacaatGTGCAAATATCTTTTGTGAATTTACCATTGCGGTGGTTACACGTCTGAAGGCAACCCTCCATCTGCAGAGAACAGAAACTCATTGGAAACTGAAGGTTTGTTGTGTGAAGTGCAGTTCATACAAGCGCTTGTGCTTGATGAAAATGTGCGCCCAAATTGCCAGTGCTATGCAGGTTGATATGTTAgtcctttgcctttttttttcctccccctttCCGGATAACCTTGTAACATACTGAAGCCTTCGAAGGATGCCAAGAATGCATTATTCCACAGAAAACCAAGAGACCAACATATAGAAGGTTTAAAATAGCATTTCTGAGCATATTCAAACACTTGTGGTTCTAGAACTCACATCTGTTTCCGTTTTCCTCAGTTGTATATTGACCAGTGTTCTTTATTGCAAAAACATAACAATTTAGCAGtgtcagcatttttcttttttcttctcattctggAGTGCATTTAAGATCTTCCCCAATACaggaaaattaacaacaaaatgTTTAGGCAGTGGCAAACAGCCACGTTCAAAATAGTCTTGATGGGCCTCCTGTCAAAGGCAGAAGTGTTGACTTCAGTCCAGGTCAGCTCCCAACCTCCTGCGACTGGCACTGCCCGTGTGTTAGCAAGCCTACCTAGACTCTTTCTTGAGTATGCCAGTgccaattttcagttttctttaatgCTCCTCAAGTCATTAGAATGATCAATTGCAATGCTTTAACAAAGTAAGTACTCCCAATAAAAGATTGGTACTAGCTGAACAGAAGAAACCATTAGCAAACACAATCCCTGAAGTGGACTAGAATAGAAACATGCAGAGACAAGTGGAAAAAGTGCTTACAAATAGGCAAATAAAACAAGTACCAGGGTCTAAAATACTGCGCTATCACTGTAAAGTAgacttgtaaaatatttattttttaagaaattgcgTTCTGGCCTTTTCTCTGTGGAGTCGTGGGAAGATAATGTATTTAGAAGGATGAAATGCTTCATCTGGAAGGCAGTCAGAAGAGTGAAAACTCAAAAACAGGGGTCTTCTAATTTACCCAGCCATGCAAATTAAATCTCGTATTTGGTTAATATTTTGCTGTAGCATCCTCTTATCGGGCAACTTGAAGAAATGGATGTACAATTAAAAgttgctatgattttttttaaacttatcagTTGGAAACTAGAAGTTTGAACTAAAATGCTGTCTTggtattttcaaagaaagaagtAAATGGAGAAAAATTACATCTTAAATCACTTTTATATGCAGTGTATAATTTGCTGGGCTACAAATGagataaagattatttatttttgttcatatcTTGTACTTTtctattaaaatcattttatgaaaTCCAGTGCAGTTACGCGTATGTGTGTTTAGCAGAGAAGTTGGATGTGGGTGCAGATTATGGTAGGGTACCAGGAAGGACGCTAGCGTTGCAGGTATGTGTAGATAATGCTATGATTGATTTGCAGGAATTTACTTTGTACTTTaatgctcatttttttcttttgcctcttgctaattatttttaaaaatttgctatgCTACAGctaattcttaaaaatgtttctggGCGATTGTTCTTCAGCGTGAGCAGTGGAAGTGGCGTGAAAATCCAGGACCAGAGAAGAAAGACAACATACTGTGAGGAGAGAACTGGAGTGGTGTTCTAGAACAGACTGAGCTGCCTGGAAATATCGTGGTGGTTGTTCTTTGCCTCTTGCCATCGATGCTTACAGGTTGAGATTGCCAGAGT
This Ochotona princeps isolate mOchPri1 chromosome 21, mOchPri1.hap1, whole genome shotgun sequence DNA region includes the following protein-coding sequences:
- the WNT5A gene encoding protein Wnt-5a isoform X2, whose translation is MCPQKSIGILSPGVALGTAASAMSSKSFVMALAVFFSFAQVVIEANSWWSLGMNNPVQMSEVYIIGAQPLCSQLAGLSQGQKKLCHLYQDHMQYIGEGAKTGIKECQYQFRHRRWNCSTVDNTSVFGRVMQIGSRETAFTYAVSAAGVVNAMSRACREGELSTCGCSRAARPKDLPRDWLWGGCGDNIDYGYRFAKEFVDARERERIHAKGSYESARILMNLHNNEAGRRTVYNLADVACKCHGVSGSCSLKTCWLQLADFRKVGDALKEKYDSAAAMRLNSRGKLVQVNSRFNSPTTQDLVYIDPSPDYCVRNESTGSLGTQGRLCNKTSEGMDGCELMCCGRGYDQFKTVQTERCHCKFHWCCYVKCKKCTEIVDQFVCK
- the WNT5A gene encoding protein Wnt-5a isoform X3, which produces MKKSIGILSPGVALGTAASAMSSKSFVMALAVFFSFAQVVIEANSWWSLGMNNPVQMSEVYIIGAQPLCSQLAGLSQGQKKLCHLYQDHMQYIGEGAKTGIKECQYQFRHRRWNCSTVDNTSVFGRVMQIGSRETAFTYAVSAAGVVNAMSRACREGELSTCGCSRAARPKDLPRDWLWGGCGDNIDYGYRFAKEFVDARERERIHAKGSYESARILMNLHNNEAGRRTVYNLADVACKCHGVSGSCSLKTCWLQLADFRKVGDALKEKYDSAAAMRLNSRGKLVQVNSRFNSPTTQDLVYIDPSPDYCVRNESTGSLGTQGRLCNKTSEGMDGCELMCCGRGYDQFKTVQTERCHCKFHWCCYVKCKKCTEIVDQFVCK
- the WNT5A gene encoding protein Wnt-5a isoform X1; the protein is MNSGFTCSSAQKSIGILSPGVALGTAASAMSSKSFVMALAVFFSFAQVVIEANSWWSLGMNNPVQMSEVYIIGAQPLCSQLAGLSQGQKKLCHLYQDHMQYIGEGAKTGIKECQYQFRHRRWNCSTVDNTSVFGRVMQIGSRETAFTYAVSAAGVVNAMSRACREGELSTCGCSRAARPKDLPRDWLWGGCGDNIDYGYRFAKEFVDARERERIHAKGSYESARILMNLHNNEAGRRTVYNLADVACKCHGVSGSCSLKTCWLQLADFRKVGDALKEKYDSAAAMRLNSRGKLVQVNSRFNSPTTQDLVYIDPSPDYCVRNESTGSLGTQGRLCNKTSEGMDGCELMCCGRGYDQFKTVQTERCHCKFHWCCYVKCKKCTEIVDQFVCK